In Bradysia coprophila strain Holo2 unplaced genomic scaffold, BU_Bcop_v1 contig_350, whole genome shotgun sequence, a genomic segment contains:
- the LOC119080739 gene encoding suppressor protein SRP40 isoform X1 → MKNIVVVLLVTIVSLVSSKPIEEQLAPSDDLINNVHNLRPRRQLPDEITLNKQFFENIFQSSRISRDTSDGEAVPTIALHDLISSVEHTLIHSAQNLALSNITANLTATNADSSDSNNTSNVEQIVLPISVPTPTSSSPQPEELATESEGLTTVTEEDLIRDLRSNDESGSGHIETEYESVKPIEHSNLGILFPISLNPSANISHVVVAEESNDAPVTEPTIPADPSNITILHTINATQTVPTAESDVVHVQQQQITFFSANAGVFPNIHALNAADLPSISQTLQTTPTVDCSGEETSDESTDSSSEEDSSSDSSSEEKEKTKKSGCTVKSSSVASSKPTESSTPSEEEIKKLKTDELKEQIAEVEADPVILTQGI, encoded by the coding sequence CATAATCTGAGGCCGAGACGACAATTACCAGATGAGATTACATTAAACAAACAAttcttcgaaaatattttccaatccAGTCGTATATCGCGGGATACGAGTGACGGAGAAGCGGTTCCAACCATTGCATTACATGATCTTATCAGCTCCGTTGAACATACATTAATACATTCTGCTCAAAACTTGGCATTGTCTAATATCACCGCTAACCTGACGGCGACAAACGCAGACTCATCAGATAGCAATAATACTTCTAATGTCGAGCAAATAGTTCTACCTATATCAGTACCAACACCAACATCATCATCACCTCAACCGGAAGAACTTGCAACGGAATCTGAAGGCTTGACTACTGTCACGGAAGAGGATTTGATTCGTGACCTTCGATCGAATGACGAAAGCGGTTCCGGACATATAGAGACAGAGTACGAAAGTGTTAAGCCCATCGAACATTCCAATTTGGGTATTCTATTTCCAATATCATTGAATCCATCTGCTAATATATCGCATGTTGTAGTAGCTGAAGAATCAAACGATGCACCAGTTACGGAACCAACAATTCCAGCAGACCCATCGAACATAACCATTCTGCATACCATTAATGCAACTCAGACGGTCCCTACAGCAGAATCGGATGTCGTTCATGTTCAACAGCAACAAATTACATTCTTTTCGGCTAATGCTGGTGTCTTTCCCAACATTCATGCGTTGAATGCTGCAGATTTGCCATCAATATCTCAGACGTTACAAACCACCCCAACAGTAGATTGTTCGGGCGAAGAAACATCTGATGAATCTACAGACTCATCATCAGAAGAGGATTCGAGCAGTGACTCTTCGAGCGAGGAAAAggaaaaaacgaagaaaagtGGATGTACTGTGAAGTCCTCATCAGTTGCGTCTTCCAAGCCAACGGAAAGTTCAACGCCGTCGgaagaagaaattaaaaaattgaaaacagatGAGCTGAAAGAACAGATTGCCGAGGTCGAAGCCGATCCAGTAATATTGACACAGGGTATTTAA
- the LOC119080739 gene encoding dentin sialophosphoprotein isoform X3, translating to MKNIVVVLLVTIVSLVSSKPIEEQLAPSDDLINNVHNLRPRRQLPDEITLNKQFFENIFQSSRISRDTSDGEAVPTIALHDLISSVEHTLIHSAQNLALSNITANLTATNADSSDSNNTSNVEQIVLPISVPTPTSSSPQPEELATESEGLTTVTEEDLIRDLRSNDESGSGHIETEYESVKPIEHSNLAEESNDAPVTEPTIPADPSNITILHTINATQTVPTAESDVVHVQQQQITFFSANAGVFPNIHALNAADLPSISQTLQTTPTVDCSGEETSDESTDSSSEEDSSSDSSSEEKEKTKKSGCTVKSSSVASSKPTESSTPSEEEIKKLKTDELKEQIAEVEADPVILTQGI from the exons CATAATCTGAGGCCGAGACGACAATTACCAGATGAGATTACATTAAACAAACAAttcttcgaaaatattttccaatccAGTCGTATATCGCGGGATACGAGTGACGGAGAAGCGGTTCCAACCATTGCATTACATGATCTTATCAGCTCCGTTGAACATACATTAATACATTCTGCTCAAAACTTGGCATTGTCTAATATCACCGCTAACCTGACGGCGACAAACGCAGACTCATCAGATAGCAATAATACTTCTAATGTCGAGCAAATAGTTCTACCTATATCAGTACCAACACCAACATCATCATCACCTCAACCGGAAGAACTTGCAACGGAATCTGAAGGCTTGACTACTGTCACGGAAGAGGATTTGATTCGTGACCTTCGATCGAATGACGAAAGCGGTTCCGGACATATAGAGACAGAGTACGAAAGTGTTAAGCCCATCGAACATTCCAATTTGG CTGAAGAATCAAACGATGCACCAGTTACGGAACCAACAATTCCAGCAGACCCATCGAACATAACCATTCTGCATACCATTAATGCAACTCAGACGGTCCCTACAGCAGAATCGGATGTCGTTCATGTTCAACAGCAACAAATTACATTCTTTTCGGCTAATGCTGGTGTCTTTCCCAACATTCATGCGTTGAATGCTGCAGATTTGCCATCAATATCTCAGACGTTACAAACCACCCCAACAGTAGATTGTTCGGGCGAAGAAACATCTGATGAATCTACAGACTCATCATCAGAAGAGGATTCGAGCAGTGACTCTTCGAGCGAGGAAAAggaaaaaacgaagaaaagtGGATGTACTGTGAAGTCCTCATCAGTTGCGTCTTCCAAGCCAACGGAAAGTTCAACGCCGTCGgaagaagaaattaaaaaattgaaaacagatGAGCTGAAAGAACAGATTGCCGAGGTCGAAGCCGATCCAGTAATATTGACACAGGGTATTTAA
- the LOC119080739 gene encoding suppressor protein SRP40 isoform X2, translating to MKNIVVVLLVTIVSLVSSKPIEEQLAPSDDLINNVHNLRPRRQLPDEITLNKQFFENIFQSSRISRDTSDGEAVPTIALHDLISSVEHTLIHSAQNLALSNITANLTATNADSSDSNNTSNVEQIVLPISVPTPTSSSPQPEELATESEGLTTVTEEDLIRDLRSNDESGSGHIETEYESVKPIEHSNLVAEESNDAPVTEPTIPADPSNITILHTINATQTVPTAESDVVHVQQQQITFFSANAGVFPNIHALNAADLPSISQTLQTTPTVDCSGEETSDESTDSSSEEDSSSDSSSEEKEKTKKSGCTVKSSSVASSKPTESSTPSEEEIKKLKTDELKEQIAEVEADPVILTQGI from the exons CATAATCTGAGGCCGAGACGACAATTACCAGATGAGATTACATTAAACAAACAAttcttcgaaaatattttccaatccAGTCGTATATCGCGGGATACGAGTGACGGAGAAGCGGTTCCAACCATTGCATTACATGATCTTATCAGCTCCGTTGAACATACATTAATACATTCTGCTCAAAACTTGGCATTGTCTAATATCACCGCTAACCTGACGGCGACAAACGCAGACTCATCAGATAGCAATAATACTTCTAATGTCGAGCAAATAGTTCTACCTATATCAGTACCAACACCAACATCATCATCACCTCAACCGGAAGAACTTGCAACGGAATCTGAAGGCTTGACTACTGTCACGGAAGAGGATTTGATTCGTGACCTTCGATCGAATGACGAAAGCGGTTCCGGACATATAGAGACAGAGTACGAAAGTGTTAAGCCCATCGAACATTCCAATTTGG TAGCTGAAGAATCAAACGATGCACCAGTTACGGAACCAACAATTCCAGCAGACCCATCGAACATAACCATTCTGCATACCATTAATGCAACTCAGACGGTCCCTACAGCAGAATCGGATGTCGTTCATGTTCAACAGCAACAAATTACATTCTTTTCGGCTAATGCTGGTGTCTTTCCCAACATTCATGCGTTGAATGCTGCAGATTTGCCATCAATATCTCAGACGTTACAAACCACCCCAACAGTAGATTGTTCGGGCGAAGAAACATCTGATGAATCTACAGACTCATCATCAGAAGAGGATTCGAGCAGTGACTCTTCGAGCGAGGAAAAggaaaaaacgaagaaaagtGGATGTACTGTGAAGTCCTCATCAGTTGCGTCTTCCAAGCCAACGGAAAGTTCAACGCCGTCGgaagaagaaattaaaaaattgaaaacagatGAGCTGAAAGAACAGATTGCCGAGGTCGAAGCCGATCCAGTAATATTGACACAGGGTATTTAA